In Myxococcales bacterium, a genomic segment contains:
- the lepB gene encoding signal peptidase I: MRGFGKFVVWAGLILAAFVGVLMLTVVEVWTVPTDDPLLSASIQPNMMAGDVLLVGRRSKADQGELVRCLDPDAPGRFVLGRVVGLPGEEVHIHDDTMRINGKREPTGSPCDPPTLTLTVPQNSLEVDLACHFEEFAGRRQGIIRGITDHDAEFRGKVEAGKLFLASDNRRIHLDSRDFGAVNPDTCLQIVYRLWSAAGIGDAKGRFTFLW; encoded by the coding sequence ATGCGAGGTTTCGGCAAATTCGTCGTTTGGGCCGGGCTCATCCTCGCCGCCTTCGTCGGGGTCCTCATGTTGACCGTCGTGGAGGTGTGGACCGTGCCCACCGACGATCCGCTGCTCTCCGCGTCCATCCAGCCCAACATGATGGCCGGCGACGTCCTCCTCGTAGGGCGCCGCTCCAAGGCCGATCAGGGTGAGCTCGTGCGCTGCCTCGATCCCGACGCGCCGGGGCGCTTCGTGCTCGGGCGCGTCGTGGGGCTCCCCGGTGAAGAGGTGCACATTCACGACGACACGATGCGCATCAACGGCAAGCGCGAGCCGACCGGCAGCCCGTGCGATCCGCCGACGCTCACGCTGACGGTCCCGCAGAACTCCCTCGAGGTCGACCTGGCGTGCCACTTCGAGGAGTTTGCCGGCCGGCGGCAAGGCATCATCCGCGGCATCACCGATCACGACGCCGAGTTCCGCGGCAAAGTCGAGGCGGGGAAGCTCTTTCTCGCCAGCGACAACCGGCGCATCCACCTCGACTCGCGCGACTTCGGCGCGGTCAATCCCGATACGTGCCTTCAGATCGTCTACCGGCTCTGGAGCGCAGCCGGCATCGGTGACGCGAAGGGCCGTTTCACATTTCTCTGGTGA
- a CDS encoding CAP domain-containing protein produces the protein MPRLLAPQMLALTVSALLAVTGCSGTDGIVIPDGEPGNASAQVTMVQSPLPEAQGATIDAGVAEGPDAGAWVPPSADPLPPSLPTPGIVPPAPATLEALHAGCVALVNGYRASVGRPALIRAQGAEACADAQASFDAHNGTAHSGYRRCAEQAQNECPDWPGANVSQALASCLQTMWNGGPSGSHFRNMASTQISYVACGFYQAPNGRYWLVQNFR, from the coding sequence ATGCCTCGACTCCTTGCCCCGCAGATGCTGGCCCTCACGGTTTCCGCGCTGCTCGCCGTCACCGGCTGCAGCGGGACCGACGGGATCGTCATTCCCGACGGCGAGCCCGGCAACGCCAGCGCGCAGGTCACCATGGTGCAGAGCCCCTTGCCGGAGGCCCAAGGCGCGACCATCGACGCGGGGGTCGCCGAAGGCCCCGATGCAGGGGCCTGGGTGCCGCCGAGCGCTGATCCGCTCCCGCCCTCACTGCCCACACCGGGCATCGTGCCACCGGCGCCGGCCACGCTCGAAGCGCTCCACGCGGGGTGCGTGGCGCTCGTGAACGGATACCGCGCCAGCGTGGGCCGGCCCGCGCTCATTCGCGCGCAGGGAGCCGAAGCGTGCGCCGACGCGCAGGCGAGCTTCGACGCACACAACGGGACCGCGCACAGCGGCTACCGTCGGTGCGCCGAACAAGCGCAGAACGAGTGCCCCGATTGGCCGGGCGCGAACGTGTCGCAAGCGCTGGCGAGCTGCCTCCAGACGATGTGGAACGGCGGCCCGTCGGGCAGCCACTTTCGCAACATGGCGTCGACGCAGATCTCGTATGTCGCCTGCGGGTTCTACCAGGCGCCCAACGGCCGCTACTGGCTCGTTCAAAACTTCCGTTGA
- a CDS encoding PilZ domain-containing protein, with translation MTEEHRRSPRVPLDADVLLEHGNRSLEGRSKDISLGGMFVLLNESLPFGAAITVRFRLPSGEGPMALQGIVRWERTDGVGVQFGPVGAKETFAITEWVRTAG, from the coding sequence GTGACAGAAGAGCATCGCCGTAGCCCTCGTGTGCCCCTCGACGCCGACGTCCTGCTTGAGCATGGCAACCGCTCGCTCGAAGGGCGATCCAAGGACATCTCGCTCGGTGGCATGTTCGTCCTCTTGAACGAGTCGTTGCCCTTCGGTGCAGCCATCACGGTTCGCTTTCGCCTCCCGTCGGGTGAAGGACCGATGGCCCTTCAAGGCATCGTGCGCTGGGAACGCACCGACGGCGTCGGGGTGCAGTTCGGCCCCGTCGGCGCAAAAGAGACCTTCGCGATCACCGAGTGGGTCCGCACGGCTGGTTAG